In a single window of the Nodularia spumigena CCY9414 genome:
- a CDS encoding DNA-directed RNA polymerase subunit gamma, translated as MRPAQTNQFDYVKIGLASPERIRQWGERTLPNGQLVGEVTKPETINYRTLKPEMDGLFCERIFGPAKDWECHCGKYKRVRHRGIVCERCGVEVTESRVRRHRMGYIKLAAPVAHVWYLKGIPSYISILLDMPLRDVEQIVYFNSYVVLSPGNAETLSYKQLLSEDQWLEIEDQIYSEDSLLQGVEVGIGAEALLRLLADINLEQEAENLREEIGNAKGQKRAKLIKRLRVIDNFIATGSKPEWMVMAVIPVIPPDLRPMVQLDGGRFATSDLNDLYRRVINRNNRLARLQEILAPEIIVRNEKRMLQEAVDALIDNGRRGRTVVGANNRPLKSLSDIIEGKQGRFRQNLLGKRVDYSGRSVIVVGPKLKIHQCGLPREMAIELFQPFVINRLIRSGMVNNIKAAKKLISRNDPSVWDVLEEVIEGHPVMLNRAPTLHRLGIQAFEPVLVEGRAIQLHPLVCPAFNADFDGDQMAVHVPLSLESQAEARLLMLASNNVLSPATGRPIITPSQDMVLGAYYLTAENPAATKGMGKYYASMDDVIMAFQQDQVDLHAYVYVRFDGDVESEKPDTEPLEVTENVDGTRTLLYKSRRIREDAQGNLISQYVHTTPGRVIYNKAIEEALAV; from the coding sequence ATGAGACCCGCCCAAACTAATCAGTTTGACTACGTTAAAATCGGCTTGGCATCACCGGAACGCATCAGGCAGTGGGGTGAGCGCACTTTACCTAATGGTCAGCTAGTTGGTGAAGTCACCAAGCCAGAAACAATTAATTACCGGACTCTGAAACCAGAGATGGACGGCTTATTTTGCGAGCGCATCTTTGGCCCAGCTAAAGACTGGGAATGCCATTGTGGTAAATATAAGAGAGTTCGTCACCGTGGTATTGTCTGCGAGCGCTGTGGTGTGGAAGTCACCGAGTCGCGGGTGCGTCGTCACCGCATGGGATACATTAAACTCGCCGCCCCAGTCGCCCACGTTTGGTATCTTAAAGGTATTCCCAGCTACATCTCCATTCTGCTAGATATGCCCTTGCGGGATGTAGAGCAGATAGTCTATTTCAACTCTTATGTTGTCCTGAGTCCTGGTAATGCGGAAACATTAAGTTATAAGCAGCTACTCAGTGAAGACCAATGGTTGGAAATTGAAGACCAAATATATAGTGAAGATTCTCTGTTGCAGGGCGTAGAAGTAGGCATTGGCGCTGAAGCGTTGCTGCGTTTGCTGGCAGATATTAATTTGGAGCAAGAAGCGGAGAACCTGCGCGAAGAAATTGGCAACGCTAAAGGGCAGAAGCGAGCCAAACTAATTAAACGTCTCCGGGTAATAGACAACTTCATCGCCACCGGTTCAAAACCAGAATGGATGGTAATGGCAGTCATTCCCGTAATTCCCCCTGACCTGCGGCCAATGGTACAGCTGGATGGTGGACGGTTTGCTACCAGTGATTTAAATGACTTGTATCGCCGGGTAATTAACCGGAATAATCGTTTGGCACGGTTGCAAGAAATTTTAGCACCAGAGATTATTGTGCGGAACGAAAAGCGGATGCTGCAAGAAGCAGTGGATGCTTTAATTGACAATGGTCGTCGGGGACGCACAGTAGTAGGGGCAAATAACCGACCTCTGAAGTCTTTATCTGACATCATTGAGGGTAAACAAGGACGTTTCCGGCAAAACTTGTTGGGTAAACGGGTTGACTATTCTGGACGTTCTGTAATTGTCGTGGGACCGAAACTGAAAATTCACCAGTGCGGTTTACCCAGAGAAATGGCCATTGAGTTATTTCAACCCTTTGTGATTAATCGCCTGATTCGTAGCGGTATGGTGAATAATATCAAAGCCGCCAAAAAGTTGATTTCTCGCAATGACCCCAGTGTGTGGGATGTCCTAGAAGAGGTGATTGAAGGACACCCGGTGATGCTCAACCGTGCGCCAACTCTGCACCGCTTGGGTATTCAGGCTTTTGAACCGGTTTTGGTGGAAGGACGCGCAATTCAATTACATCCCTTGGTATGTCCAGCCTTTAACGCTGACTTTGACGGCGACCAAATGGCGGTACACGTGCCTCTGTCTCTAGAAAGTCAGGCGGAAGCGCGGTTGTTGATGCTGGCTTCTAATAATGTTTTGTCCCCGGCTACAGGTAGACCAATTATTACACCTAGCCAAGATATGGTTTTGGGAGCATATTACTTAACAGCCGAAAACCCTGCTGCGACTAAGGGTATGGGTAAGTATTATGCCTCAATGGATGACGTAATTATGGCTTTCCAACAAGACCAAGTGGACTTACACGCTTATGTTTACGTGCGGTTTGATGGTGACGTGGAATCGGAAAAACCAGATACAGAGCCGTTGGAAGTCACAGAAAACGTTGATGGAACCCGGACTTTGCTGTATAAGTCTCGCCGCATCAGAGAAGATGCCCAAGGGAATTTAATTTCTCAGTATGTACATACAACACCTGGTCGTGTTATTTACAACAAAGCCATTGAAGAAGCATTAGCAGTTTAA
- the rpsT gene encoding 30S ribosomal protein S20 — protein MANTKSALKRAQIGERNRLRNKAYKSAVRTLMKKYFSAVDVYAANPNSDLEKEVQVRLSEAVSKIDKAVKRGVLHPNNGARKKSRLARKLKPLAPASAE, from the coding sequence GTGGCGAATACAAAATCTGCTCTTAAACGCGCCCAAATCGGAGAACGCAATCGTCTGCGTAACAAAGCTTACAAGTCAGCAGTAAGAACGCTGATGAAAAAATACTTTAGTGCAGTAGATGTCTATGCAGCTAATCCTAACTCAGACTTAGAAAAAGAAGTCCAGGTACGGCTGTCTGAGGCTGTTAGCAAAATTGACAAAGCTGTGAAGCGCGGTGTTCTCCACCCGAATAATGGTGCTAGGAAAAAATCAAGGTTGGCTCGCAAACTCAAGCCACTCGCTCCAGCGTCTGCTGAGTAG
- a CDS encoding fructosamine kinase family protein translates to MWTEIDTHISQVTGEKFQTQHKRSVSGGCINQGYAVADGNLTYFVKLNQASQVAMFEAEALGLKEMLATNTILVPKPICWGTAGNSSYIVLEWLEMGGSNSKSCQEMGRKLAQMHKATSNKGFGWQINNTIGSTPQINTWTADWAEFYTQHRLSYQFQLARRRGGSFPKQEQLLAAIPELLANHQVQPSLVHGDLWGGNAGYTVSGEPVIFDPATYFGDREVDIAMTELFGGFSAGFYQGYHEVFPLNAGYEQRKTLYNLYHILNHFNLFGGGYASQANGMIEKILR, encoded by the coding sequence ATGTGGACTGAAATTGATACCCATATTAGCCAAGTAACTGGCGAAAAATTTCAAACTCAGCACAAGCGCAGTGTGAGTGGTGGCTGTATTAATCAAGGTTATGCTGTTGCTGATGGTAATTTGACTTATTTTGTCAAGCTCAATCAAGCTTCTCAAGTTGCTATGTTTGAAGCTGAGGCGCTGGGTTTAAAAGAAATGCTGGCGACAAATACCATTCTTGTACCCAAACCGATTTGCTGGGGTACTGCTGGAAACTCTAGCTATATCGTCTTGGAATGGCTAGAAATGGGAGGTAGTAACAGCAAATCTTGTCAAGAAATGGGACGCAAGTTAGCACAGATGCACAAAGCTACTAGCAACAAAGGTTTTGGATGGCAAATTAATAATACTATTGGTTCCACACCCCAAATCAATACCTGGACAGCAGACTGGGCAGAATTTTATACTCAACATCGCCTGAGTTATCAGTTTCAGTTAGCTAGGCGACGGGGTGGGAGTTTTCCCAAACAAGAGCAATTACTTGCAGCTATTCCGGAATTATTGGCAAATCATCAAGTGCAACCATCCTTAGTACATGGTGATTTATGGGGTGGAAATGCTGGGTATACTGTGTCAGGCGAACCGGTAATATTTGACCCAGCAACTTATTTTGGCGATAGAGAAGTTGATATTGCGATGACAGAGTTATTTGGTGGCTTTTCAGCCGGGTTTTACCAAGGTTATCACGAGGTTTTTCCTTTAAATGCAGGTTATGAGCAGAGAAAAACCCTGTATAACCTGTATCACATTCTCAATCACTTTAATTTATTTGGCGGTGGTTATGCTTCCCAAGCGAATGGGATGATTGAAAAGATTTTAAGGTAA
- the hisD gene encoding histidinol dehydrogenase: MLRIITQQADVVSELQRICNRTHDEHVLHKEATVREVLQAVQRQGDKAVLHYTAEFDNQTLKSEELRVTGSEMDAAYQQVSKELLQAIQLASRQIEAFHRQRVPKSWVHFGDDDVVVGKRYTPVDRAGLYVPGGRAAYPSTVLMNAIPAKVAGVPRVVMVTPPGVRKAIHPAVLVAAQEAGIEEIYRVGGAQAIAALAYGTDTIPKVNVITGPGNIYVTLAKKLVYGTVGIDSLAGPSEVLIIADETANPVNVAADLLAQAEHDPMAAAILLTTDTALAKNVQVAVERQLVDHPRRIDTEKAIAHYGLIVVVESLSAAAEFSNEFAPEHLELEVKDPWAVLSDIRHAGAIFLGYSTPEAVGDYLAGPNHTLPTSGAARYASPLGVETFLKHSSIIQYSPTALQKVAGAIDALATAEGLPSHKDSVRRRIQQEE, translated from the coding sequence ATGCTGCGAATCATTACTCAGCAGGCAGACGTTGTATCAGAACTACAACGTATCTGTAATCGTACTCACGATGAACACGTGCTTCACAAAGAAGCAACTGTGCGCGAAGTATTGCAAGCAGTGCAGCGCCAAGGCGACAAAGCTGTTTTGCATTATACAGCTGAATTCGATAACCAAACTCTCAAATCAGAGGAATTGCGTGTTACTGGCTCGGAAATGGATGCAGCCTACCAACAGGTATCGAAAGAGCTACTCCAGGCGATTCAGTTGGCTAGCCGCCAGATTGAAGCATTTCACCGACAGCGTGTCCCGAAAAGTTGGGTACACTTTGGCGATGATGATGTGGTGGTGGGTAAACGCTATACCCCTGTAGACCGTGCGGGTTTATATGTGCCTGGTGGTCGTGCTGCTTATCCCAGTACTGTACTCATGAATGCTATTCCGGCTAAGGTGGCTGGTGTGCCTCGTGTGGTGATGGTAACACCTCCTGGTGTCAGAAAAGCAATTCACCCAGCTGTTTTGGTAGCTGCTCAAGAAGCAGGGATAGAAGAAATTTATCGTGTTGGGGGGGCGCAGGCGATCGCCGCTTTAGCTTACGGTACAGATACGATTCCTAAAGTAAATGTCATTACTGGCCCTGGTAATATTTATGTCACCTTAGCCAAAAAACTGGTTTATGGTACTGTCGGCATTGATTCCTTAGCAGGGCCGAGTGAAGTGTTAATTATTGCCGATGAAACAGCAAATCCGGTAAATGTGGCGGCGGACTTGTTGGCGCAAGCTGAACATGATCCAATGGCGGCGGCGATTTTGTTGACTACGGATACTGCTTTAGCTAAAAACGTGCAAGTAGCTGTAGAAAGACAATTAGTGGATCATCCCCGAAGGATAGACACAGAAAAAGCGATCGCTCATTATGGCTTAATTGTGGTTGTGGAATCTTTGTCAGCAGCAGCCGAATTTTCCAACGAATTTGCTCCCGAACATTTAGAGTTAGAAGTTAAAGATCCTTGGGCTGTGCTTTCCGATATTCGTCACGCCGGCGCAATATTCTTGGGTTACTCTACACCAGAAGCTGTAGGAGACTATTTAGCAGGGCCTAACCACACCTTGCCAACTTCCGGTGCGGCTCGTTATGCTTCACCTTTAGGAGTAGAAACCTTCCTCAAACATTCCAGTATTATTCAATACTCACCTACTGCACTGCAAAAAGTGGCTGGAGCAATTGATGCGCTAGCAACAGCCGAGGGCTTACCGTCTCATAAAGATTCAGTAAGGCGCAGAATTCAGCAGGAAGAGTGA
- the hslO gene encoding Hsp33 family molecular chaperone HslO has product MADQLIRATAADGGIRAVGVITNRLTEEARQRHKLSYVATAALGRSMAAGLLMASSMKRPGSRVNVRVKGDGPLGGILVDAGLDGTVRGYVANPSVELPPNEKGKLDVGGAVGKGYLYVVRDIGYGYPYSSTVELISGEIGEDVAHYLVSSEQTPSALVLGVFVGATGVTASGGLLVQVLPKAARDEDLVETLQSRVSSLSGFTPLLQAGKTLPEIFDDLLGDMGLSVFPERQMLRFHCGCSFDRVLGALKILGKEELQDMITKDDGAEAICEFCGEVYQANRNHLAQLIVDLQAESSVSG; this is encoded by the coding sequence ATGGCTGACCAATTAATTCGTGCCACAGCTGCCGACGGTGGAATTCGTGCCGTGGGTGTGATTACTAATCGTTTAACAGAAGAAGCACGGCAACGCCACAAGTTGTCTTATGTGGCTACAGCAGCGCTGGGGCGGAGTATGGCTGCGGGCTTATTGATGGCTTCTAGTATGAAGCGACCTGGTTCGAGGGTGAATGTCCGAGTTAAGGGCGATGGGCCTTTGGGCGGAATTTTGGTAGATGCTGGTTTGGATGGAACTGTACGCGGTTATGTTGCCAACCCATCTGTAGAATTGCCTCCGAATGAAAAAGGTAAGCTCGATGTTGGTGGTGCGGTTGGTAAAGGCTACCTTTATGTGGTGCGAGATATCGGTTATGGCTACCCTTACTCTAGTACGGTGGAACTAATATCGGGGGAAATCGGCGAAGATGTGGCTCATTACTTAGTTAGTTCTGAACAAACACCTTCGGCTTTGGTTTTAGGCGTATTCGTCGGAGCAACTGGTGTAACTGCTTCTGGAGGTTTGCTTGTACAGGTTTTGCCGAAAGCTGCTAGGGATGAAGACCTAGTGGAAACACTGCAATCACGGGTATCTAGTTTGTCTGGATTTACACCGTTGTTACAAGCTGGTAAGACGTTGCCAGAAATTTTTGATGATTTACTAGGGGATATGGGTCTGTCAGTATTTCCCGAACGTCAAATGTTGCGCTTCCACTGTGGTTGTTCTTTTGACCGTGTGCTAGGGGCGTTAAAAATCCTGGGCAAAGAGGAGTTGCAAGACATGATTACTAAAGATGATGGTGCGGAGGCAATTTGTGAGTTTTGCGGCGAAGTTTATCAAGCAAATAGGAATCACTTGGCGCAATTAATTGTTGATTTACAAGCTGAATCTTCGGTTTCTGGTTAA
- the rpoB gene encoding DNA-directed RNA polymerase subunit beta: MTTDTYMESAFLLPDLIEIQRSSFRWFLEEGLIEELNSFSPITDYTGKLELHFLGNNYKLKEPKYSVEESKRRDSTYAVQMYVPTRLLNKETGDIKEQEVFIGDLPLMTDRGTFIINGAERVIVNQIVRSPGVYYKSEIDKNGRRTYSASLIPNRGAWLKFETDRNDLVWVRIDKTRKLSAQVLLKALGLSDNEIFDALRHPEYFQKTIEKEGQFSEEEALMELYRKLRPGEPPTVLGGQQLLDSRFFDPKRYDLGRVGRYKLNKKLRLSVPDTMRVLTPGDILAAVDYLINLEYDIGNIDDIDHLGNRRVRSVGELLQNQVRVGLNRLERIIRERMTVSDAEVLTPASLVNPKPLVAAIKEFFGSSQLSQFMDQTNPLAELTHKRRLSALGPGGLTRERAGFAVRDIHPSHYGRICPIETPEGPNAGLIGSLATHARVNLYGFLETPFRPVENGRVRFDLPPVYMTADEEDDLRTATGDIPLDENGYIKGPQVPVRYRQDWATTTPEQVDYVAVSPVQIVSVATSMIPFLEHDDANRALMGSNMQRQAVPLLKPERPLVGTGLEAQGARDSGMVIVSRTDGDVTYVDATEIRVRPKDGNSEIRYRLSKYQRSNQDTCLNQKPLVRIGERVVAGQVLADGSSTEGGELALGQNIVIAYMPWEGYNYEDAILISEKLVQDDVYTSIHIEKYEIEARQTKLGPEEITREIPNVGEDALRQLDEQGIIRIGAWVEAGDILVGKVTPKGESDQPPEEKLLRAIFGEKARDVRDNSLRVPNGEKGRVVDVRLFTREQGDELPPGANMVVRVYVAQKRKIQVGDKMAGRHGNKGIISRILPVEDMPYLADGSTVDIVLNPLGVPSRMNVGQVFECMLGWAAHTLGVRFKITPFDEMYGEETSRSIVHGKLQEARDETGKDWVYNPDNPGKIMVFDGRTGEPFDRPITVGVAYILKLVHLVDDKIHARSTGPYSLVTQQPLGGKAQQGGQRFGEMEVWALEAFGAAYTLQELLTVKSDDMQGRNEALNAIVKGKSIPRPGTPESFKVLMRELQSLGLDIAVHKVETQTDGSSLDVEVDLMADQSARRTPPRPTYESLSRESLEEEE; encoded by the coding sequence ATGACTACAGATACATATATGGAATCCGCCTTTCTGTTGCCCGATTTGATTGAAATCCAGCGTTCAAGTTTTCGCTGGTTTCTAGAAGAGGGTTTGATAGAAGAACTCAACTCTTTTAGTCCAATTACAGACTACACAGGCAAACTAGAACTGCACTTTTTAGGTAACAACTACAAACTCAAAGAGCCAAAATACAGCGTTGAGGAATCGAAACGGCGGGATAGTACCTATGCTGTACAAATGTATGTACCGACCCGGCTGTTGAACAAAGAAACAGGGGATATCAAAGAACAAGAAGTATTTATTGGGGATCTGCCTTTAATGACAGACCGAGGCACGTTTATTATTAACGGAGCCGAACGGGTAATTGTCAACCAGATAGTGCGATCGCCTGGAGTTTACTACAAATCAGAAATCGATAAAAACGGGCGGCGTACCTATTCAGCTAGCTTAATCCCTAACCGGGGGGCTTGGCTGAAATTTGAAACAGACCGTAACGATTTGGTGTGGGTTCGCATCGACAAAACCCGTAAACTCTCAGCACAGGTACTATTAAAGGCCCTGGGCTTGTCAGATAACGAAATCTTTGATGCTCTGCGCCACCCCGAATATTTCCAAAAAACCATCGAAAAAGAAGGGCAGTTTTCCGAAGAAGAAGCCCTGATGGAGTTGTACCGCAAATTACGTCCGGGTGAACCACCGACAGTATTAGGTGGACAACAGCTATTAGACTCCCGCTTCTTCGACCCCAAACGTTATGACCTCGGTCGCGTTGGTCGTTACAAACTCAACAAAAAATTACGGCTGTCTGTTCCCGACACCATGCGCGTGCTAACTCCTGGGGATATATTGGCAGCAGTAGATTACCTGATTAACCTAGAATACGACATCGGTAATATCGACGATATTGACCACTTAGGTAATCGTCGGGTGAGAAGCGTCGGCGAACTGCTGCAAAACCAAGTGCGAGTCGGCTTAAATCGCTTAGAACGCATCATTCGCGAACGGATGACCGTATCCGATGCCGAAGTTTTAACCCCAGCCTCCTTAGTTAACCCCAAACCATTGGTAGCAGCAATCAAAGAATTCTTTGGTTCTAGCCAATTAAGTCAGTTCATGGATCAAACTAATCCCTTAGCAGAACTGACCCACAAACGCCGTCTCAGCGCCCTTGGCCCTGGTGGTTTAACTCGTGAACGGGCAGGATTTGCCGTGCGAGATATTCACCCTTCTCACTACGGCAGAATCTGCCCCATTGAGACCCCAGAAGGCCCCAACGCTGGTTTGATTGGTTCCTTAGCCACCCATGCGCGAGTCAACCTCTATGGATTTTTAGAAACACCCTTTAGACCAGTAGAAAATGGTCGAGTGCGCTTTGACTTACCGCCGGTCTACATGACAGCCGACGAAGAAGACGATTTGCGGACTGCTACAGGTGACATTCCCTTAGATGAAAATGGCTACATCAAAGGACCACAAGTGCCAGTGCGTTATCGCCAAGACTGGGCTACCACAACCCCTGAACAAGTAGACTACGTAGCAGTATCCCCAGTGCAAATTGTGTCTGTAGCTACCAGCATGATTCCCTTCTTGGAACATGACGACGCTAACCGAGCGCTGATGGGTTCCAATATGCAACGGCAAGCAGTACCCCTGCTCAAGCCAGAGCGTCCCTTGGTAGGTACTGGTTTAGAAGCCCAAGGCGCGAGAGACTCCGGAATGGTGATTGTCTCCCGTACCGATGGTGATGTTACCTATGTCGATGCCACAGAAATTCGTGTTCGTCCCAAAGACGGTAACTCAGAAATTAGATATCGGCTTTCTAAATACCAAAGATCCAACCAAGACACTTGTTTAAATCAAAAACCTCTCGTCCGCATTGGTGAGCGAGTCGTTGCAGGTCAAGTCCTCGCTGATGGTTCATCCACCGAAGGTGGTGAATTAGCCTTGGGTCAAAATATTGTCATCGCTTATATGCCTTGGGAAGGGTATAACTACGAAGACGCGATTTTGATTTCCGAAAAACTGGTACAGGATGATGTCTACACCTCAATTCACATTGAAAAATATGAAATTGAAGCCAGACAAACCAAACTCGGTCCAGAAGAAATCACCAGAGAAATTCCCAACGTCGGCGAAGATGCTCTGCGTCAGTTAGATGAACAGGGAATCATCCGTATCGGTGCTTGGGTAGAAGCTGGAGATATTCTGGTAGGAAAAGTCACACCTAAAGGTGAATCTGACCAACCGCCAGAAGAAAAACTCTTGCGTGCCATATTTGGTGAAAAAGCACGGGATGTGCGAGACAACTCCCTGCGAGTTCCCAACGGTGAAAAAGGACGCGTCGTTGACGTGCGTTTATTTACCCGTGAACAAGGCGATGAATTACCACCAGGAGCCAATATGGTTGTCCGGGTGTATGTCGCCCAGAAGCGCAAAATCCAAGTGGGCGACAAAATGGCAGGTCGCCACGGTAATAAAGGGATTATTTCTCGGATATTACCAGTAGAAGATATGCCTTATTTAGCAGATGGTTCCACCGTGGACATTGTGCTTAACCCCTTGGGTGTACCTAGTCGGATGAACGTCGGACAGGTGTTTGAGTGTATGTTGGGCTGGGCTGCTCATACTTTGGGAGTCCGGTTTAAAATTACTCCCTTTGACGAAATGTATGGGGAAGAGACTTCCCGCAGCATCGTACATGGCAAATTGCAAGAAGCACGAGACGAAACAGGTAAAGACTGGGTATACAACCCAGATAACCCTGGCAAAATTATGGTGTTTGATGGTCGTACAGGCGAACCCTTTGACCGACCAATAACCGTAGGCGTAGCTTATATTCTCAAACTGGTGCATTTGGTGGATGATAAGATCCACGCTCGTTCCACAGGGCCATACTCGCTGGTAACTCAGCAACCCTTGGGTGGTAAAGCCCAACAAGGTGGTCAGCGCTTTGGCGAAATGGAAGTGTGGGCTTTGGAAGCCTTTGGTGCAGCTTACACCTTGCAGGAATTGCTGACAGTCAAATCAGACGATATGCAAGGACGGAATGAAGCGTTAAATGCGATCGTTAAAGGTAAGTCAATTCCCCGACCAGGAACACCGGAGTCCTTTAAGGTGCTAATGCGAGAACTGCAATCATTAGGATTAGACATTGCCGTACACAAGGTAGAAACCCAAACCGATGGTAGTTCCTTAGATGTGGAAGTCGATTTAATGGCAGATCAATCAGCCCGACGCACACCCCCTCGACCAACCTACGAATCTCTCTCCCGTGAATCCCTAGAAGAGGAAGAGTAG
- a CDS encoding universal stress protein has translation MVFTSDAKVILCHVFPTPESEMQLPADRPHPESSKSSDFHIEKLLLKYKENLSFNSELELVSGEPAVEIIRLANIYKADLVVIGSRGLVGMKRIVLGSVSTQVVEQANCSVLVVKPTS, from the coding sequence TTGGTATTTACCAGTGATGCCAAAGTCATACTCTGTCATGTATTTCCCACACCAGAGTCAGAGATGCAACTACCCGCAGACCGCCCTCATCCAGAATCTTCAAAGTCTTCTGATTTCCATATTGAAAAACTACTGTTAAAGTATAAAGAAAACTTATCATTTAACAGTGAATTAGAATTGGTAAGCGGCGAGCCTGCGGTGGAAATTATTCGCCTAGCCAATATTTACAAAGCCGACTTAGTGGTAATTGGTAGTCGCGGGTTAGTTGGGATGAAGCGAATTGTCCTGGGTTCTGTCAGTACTCAAGTAGTGGAACAGGCTAATTGTTCGGTCTTGGTGGTAAAACCAACATCCTAA
- a CDS encoding 2OG-Fe(II) oxygenase, with protein sequence MKHYQQQPNAFPSEYLNNLWGEIQACRYFAINNLNRDFVGTKGFSVVFRRSHIPTVEQKFPYFKPYLDLALQPSCNAFYLNPLQLKEGSRVDPHIDRSLRSYCKTVEPPAVVSVLYVRLPQNMEGGELVLKSQKRQLGQIKPQVNTLVYFQGDLTHSVNAVKTPGNRLSLVCEQYSLNEAELAEIPEFTLESRIVQATTKKRK encoded by the coding sequence GTGAAACACTATCAACAACAACCAAACGCCTTCCCTAGCGAATATCTGAATAATTTATGGGGAGAAATTCAAGCTTGTCGTTACTTTGCTATCAATAATCTCAACCGCGATTTTGTGGGGACTAAGGGATTTTCTGTAGTATTCAGGCGATCGCACATTCCCACTGTAGAACAAAAGTTTCCCTATTTCAAACCATACCTGGATTTGGCTCTACAACCGAGTTGTAATGCATTTTACCTCAATCCGTTACAACTGAAGGAAGGTTCCCGTGTAGACCCGCACATTGACCGCTCGTTGCGTTCTTACTGCAAAACCGTGGAACCGCCGGCAGTTGTCAGCGTTCTTTATGTGCGCTTACCCCAAAATATGGAAGGGGGAGAATTGGTACTGAAGTCGCAGAAACGCCAACTGGGACAAATTAAGCCCCAGGTAAATACTTTAGTTTACTTTCAAGGTGATTTAACTCACTCCGTCAACGCCGTAAAAACACCGGGAAATCGCTTGAGTTTGGTGTGTGAACAGTATAGTTTGAATGAAGCCGAACTCGCAGAAATACCAGAATTTACTTTGGAATCAAGAATTGTTCAGGCTACCACAAAAAAACGCAAGTAA
- a CDS encoding TatD family hydrolase, translating to MQLIDTHVHLNFDTFEPDLAAVRSRWQEAGVVRLVHSCVEPSEFSSIKTLAHQFPELSFAVGLHPLDVEKWHSDTAAEIKSLASSEPKVVAIGEMGMDLYKADNYAEQRIAFEAQLAIACELNLPVIIHCRNAAPEVRDILQKWQESTGETPRGVMHCWGGTPEETQWFLDLGFYISFSGTVTFKNAKAIQASAAMVTSDRLLVETDCPFLSPVPKRGQKRNEPAYVRYVAEQVAHLRGETLESIAAQTTQNACELFRLAL from the coding sequence ATGCAGTTGATTGATACTCACGTCCATCTCAACTTTGATACATTTGAGCCGGATTTAGCAGCAGTGCGATCGCGATGGCAAGAAGCAGGTGTAGTACGCCTCGTACATTCCTGCGTCGAACCATCAGAATTTTCCAGCATCAAGACCCTAGCGCACCAGTTTCCCGAACTCAGCTTTGCCGTTGGTTTGCATCCCTTAGATGTGGAAAAATGGCACAGCGACACAGCCGCAGAAATTAAATCTTTGGCTAGTTCGGAACCGAAAGTGGTAGCAATTGGGGAAATGGGTATGGATCTTTACAAAGCAGATAACTATGCAGAACAACGCATAGCCTTTGAAGCCCAACTAGCGATCGCCTGTGAACTCAATCTCCCAGTGATTATCCATTGTCGTAATGCAGCCCCAGAAGTTAGGGACATCCTGCAAAAATGGCAGGAAAGCACAGGAGAAACCCCCAGAGGTGTCATGCATTGTTGGGGTGGAACACCAGAGGAAACCCAATGGTTTTTGGACTTAGGCTTCTACATTAGCTTTAGCGGGACAGTAACATTCAAAAACGCTAAAGCTATCCAAGCCTCAGCAGCGATGGTAACAAGCGATCGCCTGCTAGTGGAAACAGACTGTCCCTTTCTGTCTCCAGTACCCAAACGGGGTCAAAAACGCAATGAGCCAGCCTATGTTCGTTATGTAGCAGAACAAGTAGCTCATCTGCGTGGGGAGACATTAGAGTCGATCGCCGCTCAAACCACCCAAAATGCTTGTGAATTATTTCGACTAGCACTATAA